The Malus domestica chromosome 13, GDT2T_hap1 genome includes a window with the following:
- the LOC103452348 gene encoding LRR receptor-like serine/threonine-protein kinase GSO2, with amino-acid sequence MVGTLYPSINLISFLEVLNLGENSDLTGNIPELILPKLQRLYLYSNSFYGPMPDSIASLTRLVSLDFHNNSLSGHIPQGIGQLQVLQDLDFSNNFLSGKLPSSMANLSAIRNLGLDSNFLEGPITFLSISPKMSHLRLIRLQDTSLSNGFDTEVAFIKSGYKKKLSSKSKNEFILTAQQNQFFFKAQQHQTSPYWKNSKIHWPTPTACTPLLARNMIEGPLPSEMSSLKHLETLDVSFNPLRLSAVPKWLPELPSLLRNFLAGCEIQGEIPELFPSAIQELDLSANNLTGSIPTRFGDENFQMLFSLNLYKNTLVSNIPQSIGNLKRLIWLDLHANKLSSNLPEALGNLTKLTKLELQQNQFSGKIPNKFMKLKDLWKFDVSDNLLEGKIPEGKPFSDFPKSSYSGNKGLCGKPLPPCKNT; translated from the exons ATGGTAGGCACTCTCTATCCTTCAATAAATCTCATTTCATTCCTTGAAGTCCTGAATCTTGGTGAGAACTCTGACCTCACCGGAAACATCCCAGAACTCATCCTTCCGAAACTCCAAAGGCTTTACCTCTATTCAAACAGTTTCTATGGACCTATGCCTGATTCAATTGCAAGCTTGACACGTTTAGTAAGTTTGGATTTTCATAACAACTCTCTGAGTGGTCACATACCACAGGGAATTGGTCAATTGCAAGTCTTGCAAGACCTTGatttttcaaacaattttttgtCTGGTAAACTTCCCTCTTCCATGGCTAATCTGTCTGCCATTAGAAATCTAGGGTTGGACTCTAATTTTCTTGAGGGGCCAATTACATTTCTGTCGATCTCTCCGAAAATGTCTCATCTCAGGCTTATAAGGCTGCAGGATACTAGTCTTAGTAATGGTTTTGATACTGAggttgcttttataaaaagtggatataaaaaaaagttgagttCAAAAAG caaaaatgagtttattctcacagctcagcagaatcagttttttttcaaagcacaacaacaccaaaccagcccttactgGAAAAATTCCAAAATTCATTGGCCAACTCCTACTGCTTGCACACCTCTCCTCGCTCGGAATATGATTGAAGGACCACTCCCTTCTGAGATGTCTTCTCTTAAACATCTCGAAACACTCGATGTTTCTTTCAACCCATTGAGGCTATCTGCCGTCCCAAAATGGCTCCCAGAGTTGCCGTCACTTCTTCGGAATTTCTTGGCGGGGTGCGAAATCCAGGGAGAAATTCCAGAGCTCTTTCCAAGTGCAATACAAGAATTGGACTTATCAGCCAACAATCTCACCGGAAGCATTCCTACACGCTTTGGAGATGAAAACTTTCAAATGCTCTTCTCATTGAACCTATACAAGAACACACTCGTTTCAAACATCCCCCAGTCAATTGGAAATTTGAAAAGGTTGATATGGCTTGACCTTCACGCCAACAAATTATCTTCCAACTTACCAGAGGCGTTGGGAAATCTGACCAAGCTGACCAAGCTCGAGCTGCAGCAAAACCAGTTTTCCGGAAAAATTCCAAACAAGTTTATGAAGCTGAAGGATTTGTGGAAATTTGATGTATCGGACAATCTTCTGGAGGGGAAAATCCCGGAAGGCAAACCATTCAGTGACTTCCCGAAAAGCTCCTACTCCGGAAACAAAGGCTTATGTGGAAAGCCTCTCCCTCCCTGTAAGAACACTTGA
- the LOC103451889 gene encoding uncharacterized protein has protein sequence MGACVSKPEGCVGGRLSSSKRKRIRKRRRDGQAKQSPGRAGRLSEGSPEKFDRSAPPDRSTFNNPTFQESSEDAWFDPVAIFEFEECDEDFHSVQDEVLSLNGFERVSVSSNSSVRDANCEQYNVNDLHASSTDQIHKPGDSANNPVSVVSQKSNNHITNANDVDGHSTTEANQPVFLDEISTSVDESSPKEEGILDNCGILPSTCLPFLASTVPPVEKRRSLSSSPPSARKKSAIKLPFKWKEGHPNASLFSSKMLLQRPIAGSQVPFCPIDKKMFDSWSHIEPNSFKVRGPNYFRDRKKEHAPSYAAYYPFGLDVFLSQRKIDHIARFVELPVVNSSGDLPTVLVVNVQVPLYPAAIFQGETDGEGMNFVLYFKVNDMHAKELPPNFQENIRRLIDDEVEKVKGFPVDSIAPFRERLKILGRVANVEDLHLSAPERKLMQAYNEKPVLSRPQHEFYTGENYLEIDLDMHRFSYISRKGFEAFLDRLKHCILDVGLTIQGNKPEELPEQILCCIRLNGIDYMNYHQLGLIQDPP, from the exons ATGGGGGCGTGCGTGTCGAAGCCGGAGGGGTGCGTCGGAGGGAGACTGAGCTCGTCGAAGCGGAAGAGGATCCGGAAGAGGAGGAGAGACGGGCAGGCTAAACAGTCTCCGGGTCGGGCCGGTCGGTTGTCGGAGGGATCGCCGGAAAAGTTTGATCGGTCTGCCCCGCCTGATCGCTCCACCTTCAACAACCCCACTTTCCAAG AAAGTAGTGAAGACGCATGGTTTGATCCGGTTGCAATATTTGAGTTCGAAGAATGCGATGAAGATTTCCATAGTGTTCAGGATG AGGTGTTATCTCTGAATGGATTTGAACGCGTATCAGTATCAAGCAATTCGTCAGTAAGAGATGCCAATTGTGAACAGTATAATGTTAATGACCTGCATGCCTCCTCTACTGATCAGATACATAAACCAGGGGATTCTGCAAACAACCCTGTCAGTGTGGTTTCTCAAAAGAGCAATAATCATATCACGAATGCTAATGACGTTGATGGACATTCGACAACTGAAGCAAATCAACCTGTGTTCCTCGATGAAATCTCCACCTCTGTCGATGAATCTTCTCCCAAGGAGGAAGGAATATTGGACAATTGTGGGATTCTTCCAAGCACCTGTCTGCCTTTTCTTGCTTCAACCGTTCCCCCTGTTGAAAAGAGAAGGTCACTGAGTTCTAGCCCACCAAGTGCAAGGAAAAAATCTGCCATAAAACTTCCCTTTAAATGGAAAGAAGGACATCCCAATGCAAGTTTAT TTTCCTCAAAGATGCTTCTGCAAAGACCAATAGCAGGTTCTCAAGTTCCCTTTTGCCCTATAGATAAGAAAATGTTTGATTCCTGGTCACATATTGAGCCAAATTCTTTCAAAGTTCGGGGGCCGAATTACTTTAG GGACAGAAAGAAGGAACATGCTCCCAGCTATGCTGCATATTATCCATTTGGTCTTGACGTATTTTTATCTCAGCGAAAAATAGATCATATAGCTCGCTTTGTGGAACTGCCTGTTGTTAATTCTTCTGGAGATCTTCCCACTGTTCTTGTTGTAAATGTACAG GTACCCTTGTATCCTGCTGCAATTTTTCAGGGTGAGACGGATGGAGAAGGAATGAATTTTGTTTTGTACTTTAAGGTTAACGATATGCACGCTAAAGAACTTCCACCTAATTTTCAAGAAAATATCAGA AGGTTAATTGACGATGAAGTAGAAAAGGTCAAAGGTTTTCCTGTGGACTCAATTGCACCCTTTCGAGAAAGGTTGAAGATTTTGGGACGTGTTGCTAATGTGGAAGATCTTCACTTGAGTGCACCAGAGCGGAAGCTTATGCAGGCTTACAATGAAAAGCCGGTTCTTTCACGTCCTCAACATGAATTTTACACG GGAGAAAACTACCTCGAGATTGATTTGGATATGCACAGATTTAGTTATATCTCTAGGAAAGGGTTTGAAGCGTTCCTAGATAGACTAAAGCACTGCATTTTGGACGTCGGGCTCACGATTCAG GGAAACAAACCCGAAGAGTTGCCGGAGCAGATCTTATGTTGTATACGATTAAACGGAATTGACTACATGAACTACCACCAACTAGGGTTGATCCAAGATCCCCCTTGA
- the LOC103452350 gene encoding uncharacterized protein — protein sequence MELLKFSKFKLQLQTLISEVRQLRERERSAAEQLRLLIQKQKQTEEECGRKLQELLAELASSNELRQKLEREVSYLQSDNSMLENRQRELKGTIHNLLQSRENFVNAYQESTCEMKRSIQCGDRKLAFLSEKIKSHLLLFDSIEKEAILVKKVVDNVQRVVSEKEEVVAGLKSKLDTVSTFEKVFIEKISDLENKLKNYEDETRRKDKAISELEAQMEAAKICNRSQTQIEDLQKVISAKDAVIQNLISEKQALHFEVGSLGIILRRIQDTVKSMNEEDKGVFSSILEHQGGCNMILTKEDNRIEDAVQKYTGKSQEKAYGSGDGGNTASHLSQKCKSAGNNLQENNNLDSCVSEFNCCSPQSASSKPQLEATVLSISVSDRKDNCTISMHIDSECSTTQDEASHALN from the exons ATGGAGTTGCTGAAATTCTCCAAATTCAAGCTCCAACTTCAAACTCTTATCTCCGAAGTCCGACAACTCCGA GAAAGGGAACGCTCCGCCGCCGAACAGCTCCGTCTTCTTATTCAG aaacaaaagcaaaccgAGGAAGAATGCGGCCGGAAGTTGCAGGAATTGCTGGCGGAATTGGCTTCCTCCAATGAGCTGCGACAGAAACTCGAAAGAGAG GTGAGTTACCTTCAGAGTGACAATTCTATGCTCGAGAACAGGCAAAGGGAGTTGAAGGGAACGATTCATAACCTACTCCAGTCCAGGGAAAATTTCGTCAACGCTTATCAG GAATCCACTTGTGAAATGAAACGCTCGATTCAATGCGGGGACAGAAAGCTTGCTTTCCTATCTGAGAAGATAAAATCTCATCTTTTGCTATTCGATTCAATAGAAAAGGAGGCAATTTTGGTAAAGAAAGTTGTGGATAATGTGCAACGCGTTGTTAGTGAGAAAGAGGAAGTAG TGGCAGGCTTAAAGAGCAAATTGGATACTGTTTCCACATTCGAGAAAGTATTTATTG AAAAGATCAGTGACCTggaaaacaaactaaaaaattaTGAAGACGAGACTCGGAGAAAGGATAAAGCCATCTCAGAACTAGAAGCTCAGATGGAGGCAGCAAAAATTTGTAATAGAAGCCAGACACAAATAGAAGAT CTTCAAAAAGTTATATCAGCAAAGGATGCGGTCATACAGAATTTGATTTCAGAAAAACAG GCATTGCATTTTGAAGTTGGAAGTTTGGGGATTATCTTAAGGAGGATTCAGGACACTGTTAAAAGTATGAATGAAGAG GACAAAGGGGTATTTTCCTCAATTCTGGAACACCAAGGAGGATGCAATATGATTTTGACGAAGGAAGATAATAG GATTGAAGATGCAGTCCAGAAATATACAGGAAAATCTCAAGAAAAGGCTTACGGGTCTGGCGATGGAGGAAATACAG CTTCACATCTATCTCAAAAGTGCAAGTCAGCTGGGAACAACTTACAAGAGAACAATAACTTGGACTCATGCGTGTCAGAG TTTAACTGTTGTTCCCCACAGTCGGCTTCCTCAAAACCTCAATTGGAAGCTACTGTTCTAAGTATCTCAGTAAGTGATAGAAAG GATAATTGCACAATATCAATGCATATAGATTCAGAGTGCTCAACAACCCAAGATGAAGCCTCACACGCTCTGAATTAG